The proteins below come from a single Kitasatospora sp. NBC_00315 genomic window:
- the whiG gene encoding RNA polymerase sigma factor WhiG — MAAKAGAQRRPTTTASGRTPAARRETGEPERTALEVLWRSYKETGDARLREQLILHYSPLVKYVAGRVGVGLPANVEQADFVSSGVFGLIDAIEKFDVDRAIKFETYAISRIRGAIIDELRALDWIPRSVRQKAKAVERTYATLEARLRRTPHEPEVAAEMGIAIEDLHAIFSQLSLANVVALDELLHPVGEGGDRLSLVDVLEDRGADNPVAVAEDRELRRLLANAINTLPEREKTVVTLYYYEGLTLAEIGQVLGVTESRVSQIHTKSVLQLRAKLSDIR; from the coding sequence ATCGCGGCGAAGGCCGGGGCGCAGCGACGGCCGACCACGACCGCCTCCGGTCGGACCCCGGCGGCCCGGCGGGAGACGGGAGAACCGGAACGGACCGCGTTGGAGGTGTTGTGGCGTTCGTACAAGGAGACCGGCGACGCCCGACTGCGGGAGCAGCTGATCCTGCACTACTCCCCACTGGTCAAGTACGTCGCCGGCCGGGTGGGCGTGGGCCTGCCCGCCAATGTCGAGCAGGCCGACTTCGTCTCCTCGGGTGTCTTCGGACTGATCGACGCGATCGAGAAGTTCGATGTCGACCGTGCGATCAAGTTCGAGACCTACGCCATCAGCCGGATCCGCGGCGCCATCATCGACGAGCTGCGGGCCCTCGACTGGATCCCTCGGTCGGTGCGGCAGAAGGCGAAGGCGGTCGAGCGAACGTACGCCACGCTGGAGGCCAGGCTGCGTCGTACGCCGCACGAGCCCGAGGTGGCAGCCGAGATGGGGATCGCCATCGAGGACCTGCACGCCATCTTCAGCCAGCTCTCGCTCGCCAATGTCGTCGCCTTGGACGAACTGCTCCACCCGGTGGGGGAGGGCGGGGACCGGCTCAGCCTGGTGGACGTCCTGGAGGACCGCGGCGCGGACAACCCGGTCGCGGTCGCCGAGGATCGTGAGCTGCGCCGACTGCTGGCGAACGCGATCAACACCCTCCCTGAGCGGGAGAAGACCGTCGTCACGCTCTACTACTACGAAGGCCTCACCCTGGCCGAGATCGGGCAGGTGCTGGGTGTGACGGAGAGCCGGGTCAGCCAGATCCACACCAAGTCGGTTCTGCAGCTGCGGGCCAAACTGTCCGACATCCGCTGA
- a CDS encoding murein hydrolase activator EnvC: MTAHLSLVRPLARPSRASRASRASGASLPPPAPDQGRRALLLALLLTAVFLVALPEPLVHARTTADSTSHAGGRGGGSPRQYGDGDGTFGRNVTGSGRVALTDPAPGRSWPVGGPAGVLRRFQPPPTTWAPGHRGVDLVAAPDIEVRAAAPGVVVFSGVVAGRPVLTVSHSGSGTPPLRTTYMPVNGSVPVGTTVTAGQPIGRLATVAGHCGESCLHWGLLRGSRYLDPLALLGNGTARLLPLRSGS, from the coding sequence ATGACAGCACATCTCAGCCTCGTCCGGCCTCTCGCCCGTCCGTCCCGGGCCTCCCGGGCCTCCCGGGCCTCCGGGGCCTCACTGCCGCCGCCCGCGCCGGACCAGGGCCGACGGGCGCTGCTGCTGGCCCTGTTGCTCACCGCGGTGTTCCTGGTGGCGCTTCCCGAGCCGCTGGTCCACGCCCGGACGACGGCGGACTCGACGTCGCACGCGGGCGGGCGTGGAGGCGGGAGTCCGCGGCAGTACGGGGACGGGGACGGCACCTTCGGCCGGAACGTGACGGGCTCGGGCCGTGTGGCCTTGACGGATCCTGCCCCCGGGCGCTCCTGGCCGGTGGGCGGGCCGGCCGGAGTCCTGCGCCGCTTCCAGCCGCCTCCCACCACCTGGGCCCCGGGGCATCGCGGAGTCGACCTCGTGGCAGCCCCCGACATCGAGGTGCGCGCGGCCGCGCCCGGAGTGGTCGTCTTCTCCGGCGTGGTCGCCGGGCGCCCGGTGCTCACCGTGAGTCACTCCGGCTCCGGTACCCCACCTCTGCGGACGACCTACATGCCCGTCAACGGGAGCGTCCCGGTGGGCACAACCGTGACGGCGGGCCAACCGATCGGCCGACTCGCCACGGTCGCCGGGCACTGCGGCGAGAGCTGCCTCCACTGGGGGCTGCTACGCGGGAGCCGCTACCTGGATCCGCTCGCCCTCCTGGGCAACGGAACCGCCCGGTTGCTCCCCCTGCGGAGCGGCAGCTGA
- a CDS encoding DUF2469 domain-containing protein: MSAEDLEKYETEMELKLYREYRDVVGLFKYVIETERRFYLTNDYELQVHSLQGEVFFEVSMADAWVWDMYRPARFVRKVRVLTFKDVNIEELAKSDLELPSDDSGFGN; this comes from the coding sequence ATGAGTGCCGAGGATCTCGAAAAGTACGAGACCGAGATGGAGCTCAAGCTCTACCGGGAGTACCGGGACGTAGTCGGCCTGTTCAAGTACGTGATCGAGACGGAACGGCGTTTCTACCTCACGAACGACTACGAGCTGCAGGTTCACTCGCTCCAGGGCGAGGTCTTCTTCGAGGTGTCGATGGCTGATGCCTGGGTCTGGGACATGTACCGGCCGGCCCGGTTCGTCCGCAAGGTCAGGGTGCTGACGTTCAAGGACGTCAACATCGAGGAGCTGGCGAAGAGCGATCTGGAGTTGCCCTCGGACGATTCGGGCTTCGGAAACTGA
- a CDS encoding TetR/AcrR family transcriptional regulator: protein MAEHRQLQRAALLDAARSLLTEGGMEALTFPALAASTGLARSSVYEYFRSRAAVVEALCEVDFPLWAAEIEAGMAGCDRAADRIEAYIRGQLVLAGDPRHRAVAAISALELDEAARERIRAAHGRLVGLVVQALEDLGHDQPRLAAGLLQGVVEAAVRQSEHRAAASLPEDSQVIADAAVALALHGLCPGPRVRPRPNPPDGALAAHGAQSGSGTPSTGPGLPPRL from the coding sequence GTGGCCGAGCATCGCCAGCTGCAGCGGGCTGCCCTCCTCGACGCTGCGCGCAGCCTGCTCACCGAGGGCGGCATGGAAGCTCTCACGTTCCCTGCGCTCGCGGCGAGCACCGGGCTGGCCCGATCCTCGGTCTACGAGTATTTCCGATCGCGTGCCGCCGTGGTCGAGGCCCTGTGCGAGGTGGACTTCCCGCTGTGGGCGGCCGAGATCGAGGCCGGTATGGCCGGTTGTGATCGGGCGGCCGACCGGATCGAGGCCTACATCCGGGGACAACTGGTGCTCGCCGGCGATCCGCGACACCGGGCGGTGGCGGCGATCTCCGCGCTGGAACTCGACGAGGCGGCGCGGGAGCGGATCCGTGCCGCCCACGGCCGGCTGGTCGGCCTGGTCGTCCAGGCCCTGGAGGATCTCGGTCACGACCAGCCCCGGCTGGCGGCCGGTCTGCTGCAGGGCGTGGTGGAAGCAGCCGTGAGGCAGAGCGAACACCGCGCGGCCGCGTCGCTCCCGGAGGATTCGCAGGTGATCGCGGATGCCGCGGTCGCGCTGGCGTTGCACGGACTGTGCCCCGGGCCGCGGGTGCGGCCGCGACCGAATCCGCCTGACGGGGCGCTCGCTGCCCACGGGGCACAGTCCGGCTCGGGCACGCCCTCCACCGGACCGGGACTCCCGCCCCGGCTCTGA
- the dprA gene encoding DNA-processing protein DprA, which yields MPGLGTRKPRTPHPRTAPGAGAQPPGAPLPGALPPRAVSRGVPSRGAAEIAPRDAATSEDPSRERLARAALSRLTEPGDAVIGRWLLQCEATTVVRSLREGAAPGDAGTDLDLEPGRLAAYRARLADLDPEADLERVQERGGRFIIPGDTEWPSQLDDLGPGRPVGLWLRGTGSLRLLALRSVAVVGARACTAYGAHVAGELGAQLAERGWVVVSGAAYGIDAAAHRGALAVGGMTMGVLACGVDVAYPAGHTELIRRISEQGLLLSELPPGQHPNRFRFVLRNRVIAALTRGTVVVEAAVRSGALSTARRARDLNRHVMGVAGPVTSELSAGVHALIRSGAATLVTDAAEIGELIGAMGDDLAPRRAGPVLSRDLLEPAVARVLEAVPACADGAPVERLARQSGLPPDEVLQRLYELGSLGFVERAGAHWRVVRKG from the coding sequence ATGCCGGGGCTGGGAACTCGGAAGCCCCGAACTCCGCACCCGAGGACGGCTCCGGGAGCGGGAGCCCAACCACCGGGAGCCCCGCTACCGGGAGCCCTACCGCCGAGAGCCGTTTCGCGCGGCGTCCCGTCCCGCGGCGCCGCGGAGATCGCGCCCCGGGACGCCGCCACCTCGGAGGATCCGAGCCGCGAACGCCTTGCCCGGGCGGCGCTCAGCAGGCTCACGGAGCCCGGCGACGCGGTCATCGGCCGGTGGCTTCTCCAGTGCGAAGCCACCACCGTCGTGCGCAGCCTCCGGGAGGGCGCTGCTCCCGGCGACGCCGGTACCGATCTCGATCTGGAGCCGGGACGGCTGGCCGCCTACCGCGCACGGCTCGCCGACCTCGACCCCGAGGCGGACCTGGAACGGGTACAGGAGCGGGGTGGACGCTTCATCATTCCGGGGGACACGGAGTGGCCCAGCCAGCTCGACGACCTGGGCCCCGGCCGCCCCGTCGGGCTCTGGCTCCGGGGCACCGGCTCGCTGCGTCTCCTGGCCCTCCGGTCGGTAGCGGTGGTCGGCGCCCGCGCCTGCACCGCGTACGGAGCGCACGTCGCCGGGGAGCTGGGCGCACAGCTGGCCGAGCGGGGCTGGGTGGTGGTCTCGGGAGCGGCGTACGGGATCGATGCCGCCGCCCATCGGGGCGCTCTCGCGGTCGGGGGCATGACCATGGGGGTGCTCGCCTGCGGAGTGGACGTCGCCTATCCGGCGGGGCACACGGAGCTGATCCGTCGCATCTCGGAGCAGGGGCTGCTGCTGAGCGAGCTGCCGCCCGGGCAGCACCCCAACAGATTCCGGTTCGTGCTGCGCAACCGGGTCATCGCCGCGCTGACCCGGGGCACGGTGGTGGTCGAAGCCGCTGTGCGCAGCGGGGCGCTCAGTACGGCGCGGCGCGCCCGGGATCTCAACCGGCACGTCATGGGCGTCGCCGGCCCGGTGACGTCGGAGCTGTCCGCCGGAGTGCACGCGCTGATCCGCAGCGGAGCGGCGACCCTGGTCACGGATGCGGCGGAGATCGGCGAACTGATCGGCGCCATGGGCGACGATCTCGCGCCGCGGCGCGCCGGGCCGGTCCTTTCGCGGGATCTCCTGGAACCGGCGGTGGCGCGCGTGCTCGAGGCGGTGCCCGCGTGCGCGGACGGCGCACCGGTGGAACGACTGGCCAGGCAGTCCGGACTGCCGCCGGACGAGGTCCTGCAACGGCTCTACGAGCTCGGCTCGTTGGGATTCGTCGAGCGTGCCGGGGCGCATTGGCGGGTCGTTCGGAAGGGGTGA
- a CDS encoding NUDIX hydrolase has translation MAIERRRAARVLLLDERERLLLLRGFDPALPDVMWWITPGGGLEPGESVREAALREIAEETGLRSVALGPEVAYGTVSFSFRGQAFEQDQRFLLARTAACEVDLPGTAAEEHALLLEARWWTVAELRQTGETVYPVGLAGFLEQLLADGPPVTPVRL, from the coding sequence ATGGCGATCGAGCGGCGCAGAGCGGCTCGGGTGCTCCTGCTGGACGAACGGGAGCGCCTTCTGCTGCTGCGCGGTTTCGACCCGGCCCTCCCGGACGTCATGTGGTGGATCACCCCGGGAGGAGGCCTGGAGCCGGGGGAGAGCGTGCGCGAGGCCGCGCTGCGGGAGATCGCCGAGGAGACGGGCCTGAGATCCGTGGCTCTGGGGCCGGAGGTGGCGTACGGCACGGTGTCGTTCTCCTTTCGGGGACAGGCATTCGAACAGGACCAGCGCTTTCTGCTGGCACGCACGGCCGCTTGCGAGGTCGACCTTCCCGGCACGGCCGCAGAGGAACACGCCCTGCTGCTGGAGGCGCGCTGGTGGACCGTGGCCGAGCTTCGGCAGACCGGGGAGACCGTCTACCCGGTCGGACTTGCGGGGTTCCTGGAGCAGCTGTTGGCCGATGGGCCACCAGTCACTCCGGTACGGCTCTGA
- a CDS encoding YifB family Mg chelatase-like AAA ATPase produces MAFARTCSVALMGVDGVVVEVQADLEPGVAAFSLVGLPDKALSEARDRVRAAVVNSGETWPQRKLTVGLSPASVPKSGSGFDLAVACAVLAAAERLDPSAIAELLIIGELGLDGRVRPVRGVLPSVLAAAEAGYRQVVVAEQTAAEAALVPGVSVIGVRSLRQLIAVLTDAPVPEEPSDTVNGRPDPLLAGLMLPGAGVRGLAGRENSQVDLADVAGQYEARRALEIAAAGGHHLYLKGPPGAGKTMLAERLPALLPPLTRAEALEVTAVHSVAGLLPPGRPLIAGPPYCAPHHSTTMPAIVGGGSGLPRPGAVSLAHRGVLFLDEAPEFPVRVLDALRQPLESGEVVIARSAGSLRLPARFLLCLAANPCPCGRHSQRGGGCECTPAMVNRYQGRLSGPLLDRVDLQVEVAPVTRAELMERDTTAESTATVAARVREARERAAVRLSDTPWRTNAEVPGHQLRTRWGLAPGAMTDVSHQLERGLLTARGLDRVLRVAWTVADLAGRDRPDQRDLRTALVLRTGVAHGPATRG; encoded by the coding sequence GTGGCATTCGCCCGTACCTGCTCGGTGGCACTGATGGGGGTCGACGGCGTCGTGGTCGAGGTCCAGGCGGACCTCGAGCCCGGAGTCGCCGCGTTCAGTCTGGTCGGGCTGCCCGACAAGGCGCTCTCCGAGGCCCGGGACCGGGTCCGGGCCGCGGTCGTGAACAGTGGTGAGACCTGGCCCCAGCGCAAGCTGACGGTCGGATTGAGTCCGGCATCGGTGCCCAAGAGCGGTAGCGGCTTCGACCTGGCCGTGGCCTGCGCCGTGCTCGCGGCGGCAGAGCGGCTGGATCCGTCCGCCATCGCCGAACTCCTGATCATCGGCGAGCTGGGTCTGGACGGACGGGTGCGGCCGGTGCGGGGGGTGCTGCCGTCCGTCCTCGCCGCGGCCGAAGCCGGCTATCGGCAGGTGGTCGTGGCCGAGCAGACCGCCGCCGAAGCGGCGCTGGTGCCCGGGGTCTCGGTCATCGGAGTTCGGAGCCTTCGCCAACTGATCGCCGTCCTCACCGACGCACCGGTGCCGGAGGAGCCCTCCGACACGGTCAACGGACGGCCCGACCCGCTCCTGGCCGGTCTGATGCTGCCCGGCGCGGGTGTACGTGGCCTGGCCGGGCGGGAGAACTCGCAGGTGGATCTCGCCGACGTCGCCGGCCAGTACGAGGCGCGCCGCGCGTTGGAGATCGCCGCGGCGGGAGGCCACCACCTCTACCTCAAAGGCCCGCCCGGAGCGGGAAAGACCATGCTGGCCGAGCGGCTGCCGGCGCTGCTCCCACCCCTGACCCGGGCCGAGGCCCTGGAAGTCACCGCTGTGCACTCCGTCGCGGGTCTCCTGCCGCCCGGACGGCCACTGATCGCAGGGCCGCCGTACTGCGCCCCGCACCACTCGACAACGATGCCCGCGATCGTCGGTGGGGGCAGTGGGCTCCCCCGCCCGGGCGCGGTCTCATTGGCCCACCGCGGAGTGCTCTTCCTGGACGAGGCTCCCGAGTTTCCGGTGCGTGTGCTGGACGCCCTGCGCCAGCCGCTGGAGTCGGGCGAGGTGGTGATCGCCCGATCGGCCGGCTCGCTCAGGCTCCCCGCCCGGTTCCTGCTCTGTCTCGCGGCGAACCCCTGCCCCTGCGGGCGCCACTCGCAGCGCGGTGGGGGCTGCGAGTGCACACCGGCCATGGTGAACCGCTACCAGGGACGGCTGTCGGGCCCACTGCTGGATCGGGTGGATCTCCAGGTCGAGGTGGCTCCGGTGACCCGGGCGGAGCTGATGGAGCGCGACACCACGGCCGAGAGCACCGCGACCGTGGCAGCTCGGGTACGGGAGGCCCGGGAGCGGGCAGCCGTGCGCCTGAGCGACACGCCGTGGCGGACCAACGCCGAGGTGCCCGGCCATCAGCTGCGCACGCGGTGGGGACTCGCGCCGGGTGCCATGACGGACGTCTCCCACCAGCTGGAGCGCGGCCTGCTCACCGCCCGTGGCCTGGACCGGGTGCTGCGGGTCGCCTGGACGGTGGCCGATCTGGCGGGCCGGGACCGCCCCGACCAACGCGATCTCCGCACGGCCCTCGTCCTGCGTACCGGAGTGGCGCACGGCCCGGCCACGCGGGGGTGA
- a CDS encoding YraN family protein: MARASDPGEPRSGPAEPARADGRDRDAPAGRSRPPLRRGTNALGRYGEEVAARRLSADGLRILERNWRCVEGELDIVALDGETLAVCEVKTRSERSFQQPSEAIDTTKAERLRRLAERWLSERWPLHFALLAEGIGGPETATEDPLWPTPAPPGGVRIDLVAVINRIKGAASVDHLRGAV; encoded by the coding sequence GTGGCGCGGGCGAGCGATCCCGGGGAGCCCCGCAGCGGACCGGCGGAGCCGGCACGTGCGGACGGCCGGGACAGGGACGCACCGGCCGGGCGATCCCGCCCACCGCTCAGGCGCGGCACGAACGCGCTGGGTCGTTACGGTGAGGAGGTCGCCGCCCGTCGGCTGAGCGCGGACGGACTGCGCATTCTGGAACGGAACTGGCGCTGCGTCGAGGGCGAGCTGGACATCGTCGCCCTCGACGGCGAGACGCTGGCCGTCTGCGAGGTGAAGACCCGTTCCGAACGGAGCTTCCAGCAGCCCAGTGAAGCGATCGACACGACCAAGGCGGAGCGCCTGCGAAGACTGGCCGAGCGGTGGCTCAGCGAGCGCTGGCCCCTCCACTTCGCCCTGCTGGCCGAGGGGATCGGCGGGCCCGAGACGGCAACCGAGGACCCGCTCTGGCCCACCCCGGCGCCGCCGGGCGGGGTGCGCATCGATCTGGTGGCCGTCATCAACCGGATCAAGGGCGCTGCCTCCGTCGATCACCTCCGAGGGGCGGTATGA
- the rpsB gene encoding 30S ribosomal protein S2 yields MAVVTMRELLESGVHFGHQTRRWNPKMKRFIFTERNGIYIIDLLQSLNYIDRAFEFVKETVAHGGSVLFVGTKKQAQEAIAEQATRVGMPYVNQRWLGGMLTNFQTVYKRLQRMKELGEIDFSDVAGSGLTKKELLVLEREHTKLEKTLGGIRDMQRVPSAVWIVDTKKEHIAVGEARKLNIPVVAILDTNCDPDEVDYKIPGNDDAIRSVTLLTRVIADAVAEGLKARAGVAKGDVKAEPGADQPLADWEKDLIEGDKKAEEAPVAEAAVEAEAETPAVEAPAAEAETEAAAEAPAAEAAAEVTEAPAAEAEQA; encoded by the coding sequence ATGGCCGTCGTCACGATGCGGGAGCTGCTGGAGAGCGGCGTCCACTTCGGTCACCAGACCCGTCGTTGGAACCCGAAGATGAAGCGCTTCATCTTCACGGAGCGCAACGGCATCTACATCATCGACCTGCTGCAGTCGCTGAACTACATCGACCGCGCCTTCGAGTTCGTCAAGGAGACCGTTGCCCACGGCGGCAGCGTCCTCTTCGTCGGTACCAAGAAGCAGGCCCAGGAGGCCATCGCCGAGCAGGCCACCCGCGTGGGCATGCCCTACGTGAACCAGCGCTGGCTCGGCGGCATGCTGACCAACTTCCAGACGGTCTACAAGCGCCTTCAGCGGATGAAGGAGCTCGGCGAGATCGACTTCTCGGACGTGGCCGGTTCGGGCCTCACCAAGAAGGAGCTCCTCGTTCTGGAGCGCGAGCACACCAAGCTCGAGAAGACCCTTGGCGGTATCCGTGACATGCAGCGCGTTCCCAGCGCTGTCTGGATCGTCGACACCAAGAAGGAGCACATCGCGGTCGGCGAGGCCCGGAAGCTCAACATCCCGGTCGTCGCCATCCTCGACACCAACTGCGACCCCGACGAGGTCGACTACAAGATCCCGGGCAACGACGACGCGATCCGCTCCGTCACGCTGCTGACCCGCGTGATCGCCGACGCCGTCGCGGAGGGCCTGAAGGCCCGCGCCGGTGTCGCGAAGGGCGACGTCAAGGCCGAGCCGGGCGCCGACCAGCCGCTGGCCGACTGGGAGAAGGACCTCATCGAGGGCGACAAGAAGGCCGAGGAGGCCCCGGTCGCCGAGGCCGCTGTCGAGGCTGAGGCCGAGACCCCCGCCGTCGAGGCCCCCGCCGCCGAGGCCGAGACCGAGGCTGCGGCCGAGGCTCCCGCCGCCGAGGCTGCTGCCGAGGTCACCGAGGCTCCGGCCGCCGAGGCCGAGCAGGCCTGA
- the tsf gene encoding translation elongation factor Ts codes for MANYTAADVKKLRELTGAGMLDCKNALVEADGDVQKAVEQLRIKGQKGVAKREGRDASNGAVAALIAEGNKSGVLVELNCETDFVAKGGKFVEVANAIAAHVAATSPADLEAALASEIEAGKSVQQFVDEANASLGEKIVFRRFAQFDADSYVAVYLHKSDPDLPPTIGVLVELDTENAVVAKDVAQHIAAFAPKYLSREDIPAEDLENERRVAEATAREEGKPEAALPKIVEGRVTGFVKENSVLEQAFAKDNKKSVAKVLEENGVTLKRFARFRVGA; via the coding sequence ATGGCGAACTACACCGCCGCGGACGTCAAGAAGCTCCGTGAGCTCACCGGCGCCGGCATGCTGGACTGCAAGAACGCTCTCGTCGAGGCCGACGGTGACGTCCAGAAGGCCGTCGAGCAGCTCCGCATCAAGGGTCAGAAGGGCGTCGCCAAGCGCGAGGGCCGTGACGCCTCCAACGGCGCCGTCGCCGCGCTGATCGCCGAGGGCAACAAGTCCGGCGTGCTGGTCGAGCTGAACTGCGAGACCGACTTCGTCGCCAAGGGCGGCAAGTTCGTCGAGGTCGCCAACGCGATCGCCGCACACGTCGCCGCCACCTCCCCGGCCGACCTCGAGGCCGCGCTGGCCAGCGAGATCGAGGCCGGCAAGAGCGTCCAGCAGTTCGTGGACGAGGCCAACGCGTCCCTGGGCGAGAAGATCGTCTTCCGTCGCTTCGCGCAGTTCGACGCTGACAGCTACGTCGCCGTCTACCTGCACAAGTCGGACCCGGACCTCCCGCCGACCATCGGTGTCCTCGTCGAGCTCGACACCGAGAACGCCGTGGTCGCCAAGGACGTCGCGCAGCACATCGCGGCCTTCGCCCCGAAGTACCTCTCCCGCGAGGACATCCCGGCCGAGGACCTCGAGAACGAGCGTCGCGTCGCCGAGGCCACCGCTCGCGAGGAGGGCAAGCCCGAGGCCGCCCTGCCGAAGATCGTCGAGGGTCGCGTCACCGGCTTCGTCAAGGAGAACTCCGTCCTGGAGCAGGCCTTCGCGAAGGACAACAAGAAGTCCGTCGCCAAGGTTCTCGAGGAGAACGGCGTCACCCTCAAGCGTTTCGCGCGCTTCCGCGTCGGCGCCTGA